AGGTGGTGGAAACCAATTACAAAAAATTAGACGGTCCCAATTTTACCGGAAAGAAGATCGACCTTACACAGTTTAAAAAGCCGGAAAAGAAAAAGATTGAAAAGAAAGACGATAAATCTGCTGCCGAAAAGAAAGGTCGTAGACGTCGTATCAGTAAAGAAGCTCCCAAAAATGGTGGCGGAAGTAACTTCAGAGATAATCGTGGTCCGGCGCGTAAAGGAATTGGCAGTCGTACCAATGTCCCTAAAGAAGAGCCCAGCGAAGAAGAAGTACAAAAGCAGGTTCGTGAGACTTTAGAAAAACTACAAGGAAAGTCGTCCAAAGGAAAAGGAGCCAAATACCGTAGAGAAAAACGAGATAGTCACCGTCAGAAATCGGAAGTTGAACTGGCACAACAGGAAGCCGATAACAAATTATTGAAACTTACCGAATTCGTAACGGTTAGTGAAGTGGCCACCATGATGGATGTCCCGGTAACACAGGTTATTTCAGCCTGTATGTCGCTGGGGATGATGGTAACCATGAATCAGCGTTTAGACGCCGAAACACTCTCGATTGTTGCCGATGAATTTGGCTTTGAAGTGGAATTTGTAACAGCCGACATTGAAGAGGCAGTTCAGGAAGAGGAAGATGCACCCGAAGATTTGGTGCCAAGAGCTCCAATTGTTACGGTTATGGGTCACGTAGATCACGGAAAAACATCCCTGCTGGATTATATTAGAAAAGAAAATGTAATTGCCGGTGAATCCGGAGGAATTACACAACATATTGGTGCCTATGGGGTACAATTGGAAAACGGACAAAAGATTGCCTTCTTAGATACACCGGGTCACGAAGCGTTTACCGCGATGCGTGCCAGAGGTGCTCAGGTAACCGATTTAGCAATTATTGTGGTTGCTGCCGATGATGATATCATGCCGCAAACCAAGGAAGCCATCAGTCACGCTCAAGCGGCCGGGGTTCCCATTGTATTTGCTATCAACAAAATAGACAAGCCTACCGCAAATCCTGAAAAAATTAAAGAAGGTTTGGCACAAATGAATCTATTGGTGGAAGACTGGGGTGGAAAAATCCAGTCGCACGATATTTCTGCGAAAACAGGTGAAGGTGTCCCCGAATTATTGGAAAAAGTATTACTGGAAGCCGAAATATTAGAATTAAAAGCCAATCCCGACCGTGGTGCTTATGGTACTGTGGTTGAAGCATTCCTGGACAAAGGACGTGGATATGTATCAACTATTCTGGTTCAAGGTGGAACTTTGAATATTGGAGATTATGTATTGGCAGGTAAAAACAGCGGGAAGGTAAAAGCCATGCACGATGAGCGTGGAAACAATGTAAAAGTGGCAGGTCCTTCTACTCCGGTTTCTATTTTGGGGTTAGACGGCGCACCACAGGCAGGAGACAAATTCAATGTTTTTGAAGACGAACGCGAAGCCAAAGCCGTGGCAACCAAACGTACACAATTACAAAGAGAACAATCTGTTCGTACACAACGTCATATTACACTTGACGAAATTGGACGTCGTATTGCGCTAGGTGAATTTAAAGAATTGAATATTATTCTGAAGGGTGACGTGGATGGTTCGGTTGAAGCATTAACCGATTCGTTCCAGAAATTGTCTACAGAAGAAATTCAGGTAAATATTATCCATAAGGCTGTTGGGCCTATTACCGAAAGTGATGTATTGTTAGCATCTGCTTCCGATGCTATTATTATCGGATTTAATGTACGCCCGATGGGGAATGCACGTCAGATAGCCGACAAGGAGGAAATCGATATCCGTATGTATTCTATTATCTACGACGCTATCAACGATCTGAAGGATGCGATGGAAGGGATGCTATCTCCTGAAATGAAAGAAGAAATTAACGGAACTGCCGAAATTAGAGAGACCTTTAAAATCTCTAAGGTGGGAACCATTGCAGGTTGTATGGTATTGAGCGGAAAGATTTTCAGAAGCTCCGGAATTCGATTGATTAGAGAAGGAGTTGTGGTGTTTACCGGAGAATTGGAATCCTTAAAACGATTTAAAGACGATGTAAAAGAAGTAGCCAAAGGATACGATTGTGGTATTCAGGTAAAAAACTACAACGACATCAAAGAAGGTGATATTATTGAAGCCTTCCAGGAAGTAGCCGTAAAGAAAAAGTTGAAATAATACTGCTGTTAAGAATAAAAAAAGCCGCTCGTTTGAGCGGCTTTTTTATTGGTCTATTTTGAAGAAATGTCGTCCTTATTTTCGACGTTCCGGCTTTAAGATAAAAGCCGAAGGAAAATTTCTCTGTATTTCTATCAAGGCTCTATCTGCTTCAATTCGCGATCCGAAACTGCCTGCCCACACTTTGTAATTGGGGGTTTCATATTCAATAGAGGCCGGCCAGGCACCGTAGGCTCCTCGGTATTTTTTTATCACATAATTTGCTTCACTTAATTCGCCGTAATACAACTGAATTGTATATCCGTCAGACAATTTATTTTCCTTCTCAAGTGACTTTTTAAGAGTTAATAACTGTGGTATTTTACTATCCTCATTCACCGTTACGGTGCCCTGTTGTCCAATAGCGACTTTCACGGAAAAAATAAGTAAAATACTGAAAATAAATAAGTTATATTTGTGTATGAAATTCATGAATTTTAGTCTTTGTTGCAAATGTAAACCATAATAACTATGGGAAGTGCAAAAATATTATTTAGAATAAATATAAATTAATCATTAACACTTTATTTGCATTTCTAAAATCGACTTTAAAGCGTACTTTTGTGCCGTTATTTATGGTGCGTTTTATAGGTAAGTAGCCAGTCCAATGGTAACCAATTACGTACCAAACTATTGACAATAATTCAACCATTAGTATGCAAAAGGTGAAATTACACAATCTACCCTCTCAATTGTCACTTCTTTTGTTGGCATTATTGCTAACTTTTTCTACCAATTTTTATGCGCAAGATGAAAGTGCTGCTTCCGCCGAAGTTGCTCCTAACGAAGTGATTCCTGCCGATGGAGTGGGTGACGTCGCCGCCGGAGAAGCTTTGTTTAAGGCTAATTGTGCTGCTTGTCATAAATTGGATAAAAAAGCAACCGGTCCTCTATTGCGCGGTGTTGCGTCTAAGTATGAAACTGACTGGCTTTACAGATGGATAAAGAACAGTCAGGATTTAGTAAAGGCAGGTGACCCTATCGCTGTTAAAATATTTGCTGAAAACAACAACTCGGTTATGACCGCCTTTCCGGCATTGTCTAATACCGATATAGATAATATTTTGGCCTACACAAGCCAACCCAAACCTGAGCCAACTGTTGCAGTTGTTCCAACCGGTACAGGTGGTGAAAGCAGCGGTGCTTCTAACGATATCATCTTAGGAGTGCTTATTTTGGTGTTTCTAATGTTGGTAATCATGTTGTTTTTGGTGACAAAAACACTCAAGAAAATTGCTACGGCCAACGGAGTTGCTTATCCCGAAAAAGAAGTGAGAACTCCTATATGGAGAACTTTTATTGAAAATCAATTTTTAGTGTTGGTAGCTTCAATTTTTCTTTTATTATCGGCAGGTTATTTTATGTACGGTTACTTTATGCAGGTAGGTATCGATCAGGGTTATGCGCCGGTACAACCTATTCACTATTCTCACAGAATACATGCCGGTGACAATCAGATAGATTGTAAATACTGCCATAGTTCGGCCAGAACAAGTAAGACTTCCGGGATTCCATCCTTGAATGTGTGTATGAATTGTCACAAAAATATCTCTGAAGTAGCTGAGGCAACTCAGGCGGAAGGTGCCGAATACGGGGTTGACTACAATAAAGAAATTAAAAAATTATACGACGCTGTTGGTTGGAATGAAGCAACACAAAGTTATACGGGTATCGAGAAACCGGTAAAATGGTTGCGTATTCACAACTTACCCGATTTTGCTTATTTCAATCACTCCCAGCACGTAACTGTAGCGGGAATTGAATGCCAGAAATGTCACGGGCCAGTGGAAGAAATGGAAGTGTTGGAGCAGTTTGCGCCCTTGACTATGGGATGGTGTATTAACTGCCACCGCGAGACCAATGTAAATCTTGCCGGTAACGAATACTACGAAAAAATTCACGAAGAGCTTTCAAAAAAATACGGAGTTGACAAGCTAACAATCGCTCAAATGGGTGGATTGGAATGTGGTAAATGTCACTATTAGCATGTAAAATGTTGTGTGTCGTTAAAAGTGCATAACGGATAGAAAAGAATTAGAATTGATAATAAAATAATTTTAGAAGTACGATTATAGATTTACGAAGGAAAACAAAATAACTAATTGACAAAATCGTAAATCTAAAATCTAAAATCGTAAATAATCAATATGGCATCAAACAAGAAATACTGGAAAAGTGTTGAAGAGCTTAACGAAAACAGCTCTATTGTTGAGACGCTACAACAGAATGAGTTTGTAGAACAAATCCCTACCGATAAGTTTTTGGGAGATAAGGAAGCATTGGAAGCTTCTTCAACAACACGTCGCGATTTCTTAAAATATGTTGGATTTACCACTGCTGCTGCTTCTTTGGCTGCCTGCGAAGGTCCGGTGATTAAATCCATTCCTTACGTTGTTGCTCCGGACGAGATAGTTCCTGGTGTTGCAAATTATTATGCCACTACCATGGCAGATGGATTCGACTTTGCCAACGTTTTGGTAAAAACCCGCGAAGGTCGTCCTATTAAAATTGAGCGTAACGATCTTTCCAAAACAGGGGGTGTTAATGCTCGTGTACATGCCTCAGTACTTTCGCTATACGATAAAAACAGATTACAGGCGCCACTTGTGGCAGGGAAAGAAGTTTCCTGGGAATCCTTCGATATCGAAATGGCCCGTAGAATGAATGAAATGAGTGGCCAGGATATCGTTTTGCTAACACAAACTTTTGCCAGTCCGTCTACTTCAAAATTAATTAAAGAATTTACCGCAAAATATGCCAATGTTCGTCATGTGGTATACGATACAGTTTCTTCAAGCGAAGCCTTGGATGCTTTTCAAACTAAATTTGGAACACGTGGTTTAGCCGATTACGATTTTGCGAAAGCTGAAGTTATTGTTTCGGTGGGAGCCGATTTCTTAGGAGACTGGCAAGGGGGAGGTTATGATGCAGGATACGCACAAGGTCGTGTTCCATCTACTTCAACCGGAAAAATGTCACGTCATATTCAGTTTGAAGCAAATATGACCCTATCGGGAGCAAAAGCAGACAAACGTGTGCCGGCAACTCCTTCCGAACAAAAGAAAATACTGGCAGCTTTAACCGGTAATGGAAGCGTTTCAGATCTTTCTGAAGCGATTCAAACCGCAGTAGCCAATGCTAAAAGTCAACTATCTGCTGCAGGAAATAAAGGAGTAGTCATTACGGGAATACCCGATGTGGCTGCTCAAACCATGGCCTTAAACTACAACGAAAGCAGTGTGGTTATCGATACAGCCAAGCCTAGAATGACGCGAATGGGAAACAGCGCCGAGGTGCTCGCCGTTATGAACGGTGTGGTTTCGGGGACTGTGAAAGGATTAATTACAGTAGGAGTAGATCCTATTTATTCGTTCCCAAATAACGCAGCCTTTGTTGAAGCCTATAAAAAATTAGATATGTCGCTTGCGTTCTCCATGAGAAAAGATGCAACGGCTTCTATGGCCCAAATGGTTGCTGCAACACCTCATTATCTGGAATCATGGGGAGATGCACAAATTAAGAAAGGATCTTTCAGTTTGATGCAACCTACTATTCGTCCGTTGTTTAACACCAGACAATTTCAGGATTGTTTGCTGAAATGGACCGGGAACCCAACAAATTATTACGATTATATTAAAGAGACCTGGGCTTCGGTATTAGGTTCCACTTCATGGAATAAAGCCTTACACGATGGTGTATTGGTAAGTGCTGCTGAAGTTATTATGGAAACTCCTGCTGCCGAAGGATCAATCGTTGAAGAAAGCAACACCTCCAACGGTGCGCTTTCAGCAAACATACAAGAAGGCGGATTTGAATTAACCTTATATACCAAAACTGCAATGGGTGATGGTTCTCAAGCCAACAACCCCTGGTTGCAGGAAATGCCCGAT
This genomic stretch from Ulvibacter sp. MAR_2010_11 harbors:
- the infB gene encoding translation initiation factor IF-2, with product MAEVKSIRLNKVLREFNISLDRAVEFLSSKGHEIEARPTTKISNEEYEILFEEFQTDKSKKMESKEVGEEKRKEKEELRLAREREIEEKEKKDAARVIKAEVKLDGPKQVGKIDLEAKNAKKETKAETPVAEEKPVKEEKPVKKEAPVVEDKPKTKPEVAQKPEVVAKTETPAKEAPKKEEVVAKKEAPKAEEEAPKESQVVETNYKKLDGPNFTGKKIDLTQFKKPEKKKIEKKDDKSAAEKKGRRRRISKEAPKNGGGSNFRDNRGPARKGIGSRTNVPKEEPSEEEVQKQVRETLEKLQGKSSKGKGAKYRREKRDSHRQKSEVELAQQEADNKLLKLTEFVTVSEVATMMDVPVTQVISACMSLGMMVTMNQRLDAETLSIVADEFGFEVEFVTADIEEAVQEEEDAPEDLVPRAPIVTVMGHVDHGKTSLLDYIRKENVIAGESGGITQHIGAYGVQLENGQKIAFLDTPGHEAFTAMRARGAQVTDLAIIVVAADDDIMPQTKEAISHAQAAGVPIVFAINKIDKPTANPEKIKEGLAQMNLLVEDWGGKIQSHDISAKTGEGVPELLEKVLLEAEILELKANPDRGAYGTVVEAFLDKGRGYVSTILVQGGTLNIGDYVLAGKNSGKVKAMHDERGNNVKVAGPSTPVSILGLDGAPQAGDKFNVFEDEREAKAVATKRTQLQREQSVRTQRHITLDEIGRRIALGEFKELNIILKGDVDGSVEALTDSFQKLSTEEIQVNIIHKAVGPITESDVLLASASDAIIIGFNVRPMGNARQIADKEEIDIRMYSIIYDAINDLKDAMEGMLSPEMKEEINGTAEIRETFKISKVGTIAGCMVLSGKIFRSSGIRLIREGVVVFTGELESLKRFKDDVKEVAKGYDCGIQVKNYNDIKEGDIIEAFQEVAVKKKLK
- a CDS encoding SPOR domain-containing protein, producing MNFIHKYNLFIFSILLIFSVKVAIGQQGTVTVNEDSKIPQLLTLKKSLEKENKLSDGYTIQLYYGELSEANYVIKKYRGAYGAWPASIEYETPNYKVWAGSFGSRIEADRALIEIQRNFPSAFILKPERRK
- a CDS encoding c-type cytochrome, with product MQKVKLHNLPSQLSLLLLALLLTFSTNFYAQDESAASAEVAPNEVIPADGVGDVAAGEALFKANCAACHKLDKKATGPLLRGVASKYETDWLYRWIKNSQDLVKAGDPIAVKIFAENNNSVMTAFPALSNTDIDNILAYTSQPKPEPTVAVVPTGTGGESSGASNDIILGVLILVFLMLVIMLFLVTKTLKKIATANGVAYPEKEVRTPIWRTFIENQFLVLVASIFLLLSAGYFMYGYFMQVGIDQGYAPVQPIHYSHRIHAGDNQIDCKYCHSSARTSKTSGIPSLNVCMNCHKNISEVAEATQAEGAEYGVDYNKEIKKLYDAVGWNEATQSYTGIEKPVKWLRIHNLPDFAYFNHSQHVTVAGIECQKCHGPVEEMEVLEQFAPLTMGWCINCHRETNVNLAGNEYYEKIHEELSKKYGVDKLTIAQMGGLECGKCHY
- a CDS encoding TAT-variant-translocated molybdopterin oxidoreductase, with translation MASNKKYWKSVEELNENSSIVETLQQNEFVEQIPTDKFLGDKEALEASSTTRRDFLKYVGFTTAAASLAACEGPVIKSIPYVVAPDEIVPGVANYYATTMADGFDFANVLVKTREGRPIKIERNDLSKTGGVNARVHASVLSLYDKNRLQAPLVAGKEVSWESFDIEMARRMNEMSGQDIVLLTQTFASPSTSKLIKEFTAKYANVRHVVYDTVSSSEALDAFQTKFGTRGLADYDFAKAEVIVSVGADFLGDWQGGGYDAGYAQGRVPSTSTGKMSRHIQFEANMTLSGAKADKRVPATPSEQKKILAALTGNGSVSDLSEAIQTAVANAKSQLSAAGNKGVVITGIPDVAAQTMALNYNESSVVIDTAKPRMTRMGNSAEVLAVMNGVVSGTVKGLITVGVDPIYSFPNNAAFVEAYKKLDMSLAFSMRKDATASMAQMVAATPHYLESWGDAQIKKGSFSLMQPTIRPLFNTRQFQDCLLKWTGNPTNYYDYIKETWASVLGSTSWNKALHDGVLVSAAEVIMETPAAEGSIVEESNTSNGALSANIQEGGFELTLYTKTAMGDGSQANNPWLQEMPDPLTRASWDNYLTISATDAKAKGFENTHVANGALNGSYANVKMGDVVLKNVPVIIQPGQAKGSVGLALGYGKTEGIQKEMQTGVNAYTLYNNFSTVQNVTLEKAAGLHEFACVQLHNTMMGRDIIRETSLEIFNSKNAKEWNPMPMVSKDHKEIPVTSPDADLWESFDRSVGHHFNLSIDLNACTGCGACVIACSAENNVPVVGKTEIRKSRSMHWLRIDRYYSSEESFTGDLEKKEGISGLGSSLSEFAELEVASENPQVAFQPLMCQHCNHAPCETVCPVAATSHGRQGQNQMAYNRCVGTRYCANNCPYKVRRFNWFLYAENDEFDYNMNNDLGRMVLNPDVVVRSRGVMEKCSMCIQITQKTILDAKRDGRAIKDGEFHTACSSACDKGAIKFGDVNDHDSEIFALKNDKRMYHLLEAVGTKPNVVYQTMVRNTKEV